The following are encoded in a window of Brevibacillus ruminantium genomic DNA:
- a CDS encoding response regulator transcription factor: MQILVAEDDLVLGQLIAHLLKKKGGYQVEWVTTGDEVFDYAIDAHYDVLILDWMLPGVDGVHICQRLRREGYAGAIIMLTAKDALEDRINGLDAGADDYLVKPIEIDELLARIRAVSRRNFAPLQEQLIELDTIKINLTNRTVFDDQVEIQLTPREFQLLDLLIRNKGQVLSRELIYERIWGFDAEVSLKTIDATVKLLRKKLNWNNGKDFIQSVRGVGYKLDL; the protein is encoded by the coding sequence GTGCAGATATTGGTCGCGGAAGATGATCTCGTGCTGGGCCAACTGATTGCCCACCTCCTGAAAAAAAAGGGTGGATACCAGGTTGAGTGGGTGACAACCGGGGATGAGGTTTTCGATTACGCCATTGACGCCCATTACGATGTCCTCATCCTCGATTGGATGCTGCCGGGAGTGGATGGCGTACATATTTGCCAGCGCTTGCGCAGGGAGGGATACGCAGGGGCGATTATCATGCTGACTGCAAAGGATGCTCTGGAGGACCGGATTAACGGACTGGACGCCGGTGCTGATGATTATTTGGTCAAGCCCATCGAGATTGATGAATTGCTCGCCCGTATTCGCGCAGTGAGCCGCCGCAATTTCGCACCGCTTCAGGAGCAACTGATTGAGCTGGACACGATCAAAATCAACCTTACCAACCGTACGGTGTTTGACGATCAAGTCGAAATACAGCTCACTCCGCGCGAATTTCAATTGCTGGATTTGCTGATTCGCAACAAAGGACAAGTCTTGTCCCGGGAGTTGATCTATGAAAGAATTTGGGGCTTCGATGCAGAAGTATCGCTGAAGACCATCGACGCAACTGTCAAATTGCTCCGAAAAAAGTTAAACTGGAACAACGGCAAGGACTTTATTCAAAGCGTTCGCGGGGTGGGATACAAACTTGATCTCTAA
- a CDS encoding SDR family NAD(P)-dependent oxidoreductase — MLKEKVIIVTGAASGIGAEIARQCIAENAQVIACDRDVAKLEHLRNFTSPESIDAYPLDVTNYEEVARFFHTVKEKYPGVNGLVNNAGIYLGKSLLDYHVDEIDQVIHVNVRGFLYFSKFFGELLVRQERAGVIVNLSSVSGIEGSSDAVYGMSKAAVLGLTKSCAMSFSPYIRVNAIAPTLVETAMMDQVPDWRKKEYREHELIKSPVLPVDVANTAVFLLSEKARNYTGATFDLNNGCYLR; from the coding sequence GTGTTAAAAGAAAAAGTGATTATCGTGACTGGAGCAGCATCCGGCATTGGCGCAGAAATCGCACGACAATGTATCGCGGAAAATGCACAGGTCATCGCTTGTGATCGAGACGTGGCCAAACTCGAGCATTTACGAAATTTCACCAGCCCAGAGTCGATTGACGCTTATCCTCTGGACGTGACGAATTATGAAGAAGTTGCAAGGTTTTTCCACACGGTAAAAGAGAAGTACCCCGGCGTGAATGGTCTGGTCAACAATGCCGGCATCTATTTGGGGAAAAGTCTGCTTGATTATCATGTGGACGAGATCGACCAGGTGATCCATGTCAACGTAAGGGGCTTTCTCTACTTTTCCAAGTTTTTCGGTGAACTGCTGGTGAGACAGGAAAGAGCAGGCGTGATCGTCAATCTCTCCTCAGTTTCCGGTATCGAAGGCAGCTCTGACGCTGTCTACGGGATGTCCAAAGCAGCGGTGCTCGGCCTGACGAAAAGCTGTGCGATGAGCTTCTCGCCCTATATTCGGGTGAATGCGATTGCACCGACACTCGTGGAGACAGCGATGATGGACCAGGTCCCGGACTGGCGAAAAAAGGAGTACCGGGAGCACGAACTGATCAAATCCCCTGTACTGCCGGTTGATGTGGCAAACACGGCGGTATTTTTGCTTTCGGAGAAAGCGAGGAACTACACCGGAGCTACATTTGATCTGAACAACGGATGTTATTTGAGGTAA
- a CDS encoding LysR family transcriptional regulator, protein MTLAQLQVFIAVAEAKSFTRAADTLSFTQSAVSQMILSLEKELGVPLFNRGRKGVSTTAIGERMLKQAREILQIISCMKQEASASKGIETGTLRIGSIHTVSTRLLPCLIGSFRKLYPQVEIVLFEGEYAEVNSWITSSVVDVAFTTKPAPEMDYTRLTRDEMMVFVPEDHPLRHEPSLTFSQIQDKCFLMPKDECIKKLLLDHGLASTITLEVRDVTTLLAMVQEWVGVTILPELYMPETLPRVVAIPLRPAITRELVIATRSFDQISPVAAEFILHTQHYLNMHGPAPAP, encoded by the coding sequence GTGACTCTGGCCCAATTGCAAGTCTTTATCGCCGTAGCAGAAGCGAAGAGCTTTACCCGTGCCGCTGACACTTTGAGCTTTACCCAATCAGCCGTTTCCCAGATGATCCTCAGTCTGGAAAAGGAATTGGGCGTTCCTCTTTTTAACCGGGGACGAAAAGGAGTGTCCACCACGGCGATCGGGGAGCGCATGCTCAAGCAGGCTCGTGAAATCTTGCAAATCATCTCCTGCATGAAACAGGAGGCCTCCGCTTCCAAGGGAATCGAGACCGGCACGCTCAGGATCGGTTCGATCCACACCGTGTCGACCAGATTGCTGCCGTGCTTGATCGGGTCGTTTCGAAAGCTCTATCCCCAGGTGGAGATCGTGCTGTTTGAGGGGGAGTACGCCGAAGTAAACAGTTGGATAACCAGTTCCGTTGTCGATGTGGCCTTTACGACCAAGCCTGCTCCCGAAATGGATTACACGCGGCTCACCCGGGATGAAATGATGGTATTCGTGCCCGAAGACCACCCCTTGCGCCATGAGCCCTCTCTCACCTTTTCCCAGATTCAGGACAAATGCTTCCTCATGCCCAAAGACGAATGCATCAAAAAGCTGCTGCTGGACCACGGGCTGGCGTCAACGATTACTTTGGAAGTCAGAGATGTGACCACGCTTCTCGCCATGGTTCAGGAATGGGTCGGGGTGACGATCCTGCCGGAGCTTTACATGCCCGAAACGCTGCCCCGCGTTGTCGCCATCCCGCTGCGCCCGGCCATTACCCGTGAGCTGGTGATTGCTACCCGCAGCTTTGATCAGATCTCCCCGGTGGCGGCCGAATTTATTCTGCACACCCAACATTATCTGAACATGCACGGCCCGGCACCGGCTCCGTGA
- a CDS encoding stalk domain-containing protein: MWKKKWVPIVSSVILAGAVLMPISTDAAVGKKTVQASYNNIKVMYNGAVVTTDLEPFIINGSTFIPLRMMANVFNKDVVWDGTNYTINVKDKPDTRVASLEAQLAERDSKIKSLESKISDLKDEVDKLERKKGSSSKDDFDDQLADLEKYLNREFGDFEDISWDISLDGDDEDDISVEIEVDLSDYEDEYDDLTKSQIRGFVEDICEAIWDEFKDADIEGVIIDSDEDEDLYEFEGDGYNNKVTLSAV, encoded by the coding sequence ATGTGGAAGAAGAAATGGGTGCCAATAGTGTCGTCAGTGATCCTGGCGGGAGCTGTTCTCATGCCGATCAGCACAGATGCCGCTGTCGGGAAAAAGACAGTTCAAGCCTCTTACAATAACATTAAAGTAATGTATAACGGTGCTGTCGTCACAACGGACCTGGAGCCGTTCATTATCAATGGCAGCACGTTCATTCCGTTGCGGATGATGGCGAATGTCTTCAACAAGGATGTCGTCTGGGACGGAACCAACTACACGATTAACGTCAAAGACAAGCCGGATACGCGCGTCGCTTCGCTGGAAGCACAACTGGCTGAGCGGGATTCCAAGATCAAATCGCTGGAATCCAAAATCTCTGATCTCAAGGATGAAGTTGACAAGCTGGAACGCAAGAAAGGCAGCAGCAGCAAAGACGATTTTGACGATCAGCTTGCCGATCTGGAAAAATACCTCAATCGGGAATTCGGCGATTTTGAAGACATCTCCTGGGATATTTCGCTGGATGGAGACGACGAAGATGATATCAGCGTAGAAATCGAGGTTGACCTGAGCGATTACGAAGATGAGTACGATGATCTGACCAAAAGCCAAATTCGCGGCTTTGTCGAAGATATCTGCGAAGCCATCTGGGATGAATTTAAAGATGCAGATATTGAGGGTGTCATTATCGACTCCGACGAGGACGAAGACCTGTATGAGTTCGAAGGTGACGGCTACAATAATAAGGTGACACTGTCTGCCGTCTAA
- a CDS encoding TRAP transporter large permease — protein sequence MAVALLIILFIVLACLRVPIAISLGASSVIALWMIDFSIETVVQKMFSAIDSTTLMAIPGFILAGLIMAHGGISKYLIEALKVWIGHTKGGLAVVTVLACTVFSAISGSSPATAAAIGSIMIPAMVTAGYQKNYAMGLVATAGTLGILIPPSITLILYGMVTEQSTKKLFTAGIIPGLLLSLLLVITVTIVAYRKGYGGLPKVPLAERWKPTLMASWGLLFPVFILGSIYTGIVTPTEASFLSVAYALLVSLLVYRELTWSSFRKIMTESVNTTAMIFLIIASATIFGMFLTTEQIPHHFAEWIGEAGFHKWTFLILVCLLYFFLGMFLEATSILLITVPIFLPILTLLDINLIHFAIILVINMELAMITPPVGLNIFVISGIAKERVESVIKGVYLFYFVMLVCLALIIIFPEISLFLVK from the coding sequence ATGGCAGTAGCTCTATTGATCATTCTTTTTATCGTACTTGCATGTTTACGCGTCCCGATTGCGATCAGTTTGGGAGCCTCCAGCGTGATCGCGCTGTGGATGATTGATTTTTCCATCGAAACCGTTGTACAAAAAATGTTCTCTGCAATCGATTCTACGACGCTGATGGCGATTCCCGGTTTTATTTTAGCGGGATTAATCATGGCGCACGGTGGAATTTCCAAATATCTGATCGAAGCATTAAAAGTGTGGATCGGTCATACCAAAGGTGGCCTGGCTGTCGTTACGGTATTGGCCTGCACCGTCTTTTCGGCAATCTCCGGCTCCAGCCCGGCCACAGCTGCAGCAATCGGCTCTATCATGATCCCGGCCATGGTCACTGCCGGCTATCAGAAAAACTATGCCATGGGCTTGGTAGCCACGGCGGGAACACTGGGTATTTTGATTCCTCCCTCGATCACGCTTATCCTGTATGGAATGGTGACCGAACAGTCGACGAAAAAGCTGTTTACCGCTGGGATTATCCCGGGGCTTTTGCTTTCCCTGCTGCTTGTCATCACCGTGACCATCGTCGCATACCGAAAAGGATACGGGGGACTGCCAAAAGTGCCGCTCGCGGAACGCTGGAAGCCAACATTGATGGCAAGCTGGGGGCTGCTGTTTCCCGTTTTTATTCTGGGGAGCATCTACACGGGGATTGTCACACCGACGGAAGCATCCTTTTTATCTGTAGCGTACGCGCTGCTTGTATCGCTGCTGGTCTACCGTGAGCTTACTTGGTCTTCTTTTCGAAAAATTATGACAGAATCAGTCAATACCACAGCCATGATTTTCCTGATCATTGCCTCTGCCACGATTTTCGGCATGTTTTTGACAACCGAACAGATTCCGCATCATTTTGCAGAATGGATCGGGGAAGCAGGTTTTCACAAATGGACGTTTCTCATCTTGGTCTGCCTTCTGTACTTTTTCCTGGGGATGTTCCTGGAAGCTACCTCAATTCTGTTGATCACTGTCCCGATTTTCTTGCCGATCTTGACCCTGCTGGATATTAATTTGATTCACTTTGCGATTATTCTGGTGATTAACATGGAATTAGCGATGATTACTCCACCTGTTGGCTTAAATATTTTTGTCATCAGTGGAATTGCCAAAGAGAGAGTAGAATCAGTCATTAAAGGAGTCTATCTCTTTTACTTTGTCATGCTGGTATGTCTCGCTTTGATTATTATTTTCCCGGAAATATCCCTGTTCTTAGTGAAGTAA
- a CDS encoding GNAT family N-acetyltransferase → MSEFDSQYEEKGGKSMTAITVRSIRPEEWDLFLQAGSSDAKGRQETARYVEQMIAVGSMRPEWCFVAEKENHVQGRVALWTLPKLEKPLDFVLLDVPWEQEDYLCYGKALLQTALEVFQSMGVEKAGHVLDTPPMTPQWQTFPEQRQALLTQMGFLLERETFRFEWRQGDRVDPIRSERADFDLTEPEATDSGLIFRSLAEVGNQVFIDAVKRVSAGTLDSRILQDRDRLGEAGMAMELFQDLQQLVYDPEWWQLAYAGEGQCIGLVMPAKSPAFSTIGYIGVMPEYRGRGYIHKLLSRGTEILRKAGATVIRADTDVNNLPMANAFRKAGYVQFARRAEYSCKISKPLQIGE, encoded by the coding sequence TTGAGTGAATTTGATTCACAGTATGAAGAAAAAGGTGGGAAGTCGATGACGGCGATTACGGTTCGTTCCATCAGACCGGAAGAATGGGATCTCTTTTTGCAAGCAGGCAGTTCGGATGCGAAGGGCAGGCAGGAGACAGCACGTTATGTGGAACAAATGATTGCCGTCGGTTCGATGCGCCCGGAATGGTGCTTTGTCGCGGAAAAGGAGAATCATGTGCAGGGACGCGTCGCTTTGTGGACGCTGCCCAAGCTGGAAAAACCGCTTGATTTTGTCCTGCTCGATGTGCCGTGGGAACAGGAGGATTATCTCTGCTATGGAAAAGCTTTGTTGCAAACAGCGCTTGAGGTTTTCCAAAGCATGGGCGTAGAAAAAGCAGGCCATGTGCTGGACACACCTCCAATGACCCCGCAGTGGCAGACGTTCCCCGAACAACGCCAGGCATTGCTTACGCAAATGGGCTTTCTGCTTGAGCGAGAGACCTTCCGCTTTGAGTGGAGGCAGGGAGATCGAGTCGATCCGATACGGTCCGAGCGGGCAGACTTCGATCTGACAGAGCCCGAGGCGACCGACTCCGGTCTGATTTTTCGCTCCCTGGCCGAGGTGGGGAACCAGGTGTTTATCGATGCGGTGAAGCGGGTTTCAGCGGGTACGTTGGACAGCCGCATTCTCCAGGACCGTGATCGTCTCGGTGAAGCCGGGATGGCGATGGAGCTGTTTCAGGATCTGCAGCAGCTAGTGTACGACCCGGAATGGTGGCAGCTTGCCTATGCCGGTGAAGGACAGTGTATCGGGTTGGTAATGCCAGCAAAAAGCCCTGCTTTTTCGACGATTGGCTACATCGGTGTCATGCCGGAATACAGGGGACGCGGCTACATTCACAAGCTCCTCAGCCGGGGGACGGAGATTCTCAGGAAAGCCGGCGCCACGGTCATTCGGGCGGATACCGATGTGAACAACCTGCCGATGGCCAATGCCTTCCGAAAGGCAGGATATGTCCAGTTTGCCAGACGTGCGGAATACAGTTGCAAGATTTCAAAACCCCTCCAGATAGGTGAGTAA
- a CDS encoding TRAP transporter small permease: MSQFFRVIRIIEDALSGSLFILAVLVSLYGIVTRYILEISQFWATEIYTLFLVWGIFIGFGTALRDDAHISIDLLYDRFPEKWKKVSDYFVLLVGFAFSLFFIITGLKMVATVYIQGGKTLDVEMPMWIPYLSMPVGGLLLFTHFLEKAMKRFAPPQIEGNASE, from the coding sequence TTGAGTCAATTTTTTCGAGTCATCAGGATTATAGAGGATGCACTGAGCGGTTCTTTATTCATCCTTGCCGTACTGGTGAGTCTGTACGGTATTGTCACACGTTATATTTTGGAAATATCGCAATTCTGGGCAACAGAAATCTACACATTGTTTTTGGTGTGGGGCATCTTCATCGGATTTGGAACGGCCCTCCGGGATGATGCGCATATCTCCATAGACCTTTTATATGATCGTTTTCCTGAAAAATGGAAGAAGGTTTCCGATTACTTCGTCCTTTTGGTCGGATTCGCATTCAGCTTGTTCTTTATCATTACCGGTCTGAAAATGGTTGCTACCGTATACATACAAGGCGGCAAAACCCTAGATGTAGAGATGCCGATGTGGATTCCGTACCTGTCCATGCCGGTAGGAGGGCTGCTGTTATTCACGCATTTTCTCGAAAAGGCGATGAAACGATTCGCACCTCCGCAAATCGAGGGGAACGCAAGCGAATGA
- a CDS encoding acyltransferase family protein, with product MLTDKKILKALFLIQLLSSFLVVAGHFTASVLYFNDPFWVTALNQISRYGTVLLAIVSGYMTALTLEQKKPSFWQFFSGKLVYIYIPFLLCGVWYHYLLNDVWPQTATEYQDIFLGKTGGHLYFIFMICQYYLFAYLFRNIITRKNILWLIWVFLAIQYVYINYLHQGWLGLTTRHLLPTWIFTFYVGHLVYWYRDVIFAYLQKKQTYLILFTGASVISAVYFVLSSTIYVAVHLSFVLATLITFLVMVVFFLEWVDKIQIRFRKGFTYFIYLIHSAFLILYRDWLNQYFGDVSWVFNNTWYSLIYLLIVYASTGLVALLLVWITKSLEALVKTRWRVFKERYHAKA from the coding sequence ATGCTAACCGACAAGAAGATCCTGAAAGCCTTGTTTCTGATCCAACTGCTTTCTTCCTTTTTGGTCGTAGCCGGTCATTTTACTGCGTCCGTTCTTTACTTTAACGATCCCTTCTGGGTGACTGCTCTCAACCAGATCAGCAGATACGGCACTGTGCTTCTGGCCATCGTCAGCGGGTACATGACTGCCTTGACATTAGAGCAGAAAAAACCGTCCTTCTGGCAGTTTTTCTCGGGAAAGCTAGTCTACATCTACATTCCTTTCCTGTTGTGCGGGGTGTGGTACCACTATTTGCTCAATGATGTATGGCCGCAGACTGCGACCGAGTACCAGGATATTTTCCTGGGGAAAACGGGCGGTCACTTGTATTTCATTTTCATGATCTGTCAGTACTATCTGTTTGCGTATCTGTTTCGCAACATCATTACCAGGAAAAACATCTTGTGGCTCATCTGGGTGTTTCTGGCAATCCAGTATGTGTATATCAATTACCTGCACCAGGGCTGGCTGGGCCTGACGACACGCCACCTTTTGCCGACCTGGATCTTTACCTTTTATGTCGGGCATCTGGTCTACTGGTACCGGGATGTGATTTTTGCTTATCTGCAAAAAAAGCAGACCTACCTGATCCTGTTTACCGGTGCCTCAGTCATCAGCGCCGTCTATTTCGTGTTGTCCAGCACGATCTATGTAGCAGTCCATCTGTCTTTTGTGCTGGCGACGTTGATTACGTTTCTGGTCATGGTCGTCTTCTTTCTGGAGTGGGTCGACAAGATTCAGATCAGGTTTCGCAAAGGCTTTACCTACTTCATCTATCTGATCCACTCAGCCTTCCTGATTCTCTACAGGGATTGGCTGAACCAGTATTTTGGCGATGTCTCCTGGGTGTTCAACAACACGTGGTATTCTCTGATCTATTTGCTGATTGTCTACGCCAGTACGGGACTTGTCGCTTTGCTTCTGGTCTGGATCACCAAAAGCCTCGAAGCCCTGGTCAAGACGCGCTGGAGGGTCTTCAAAGAGAGGTATCATGCGAAAGCGTAA
- a CDS encoding MGMT family protein: MKPFTERAVHIIRHIPEGKVMTYGQIAALAGSPRGARQIVRILHAMSKKHRLPWHRVINASGQISLQEEEFRMTQILLLRGEGVVVTDSGSVDLRIYQYHPDHLAE, translated from the coding sequence ATGAAACCTTTTACGGAAAGAGCTGTACACATCATTCGCCATATTCCGGAGGGCAAGGTGATGACGTACGGGCAGATCGCCGCACTGGCGGGCAGTCCACGAGGGGCCAGGCAAATTGTCAGAATCCTGCATGCGATGAGCAAAAAGCATCGCCTCCCTTGGCACCGGGTCATCAACGCATCTGGGCAAATCAGTCTCCAGGAGGAAGAATTCCGCATGACGCAGATTCTTTTGCTTCGCGGTGAGGGTGTTGTCGTCACAGACTCTGGATCAGTCGATTTGCGTATCTATCAATACCATCCGGATCACCTCGCAGAGTGA
- a CDS encoding sensor histidine kinase, with protein MISKWFSRYRPWKKDVFTRTQTRLALQYTAVMSIFLSFFITIVYFMVDFAVFFEQDKQLQSITDQQVQIIRDSFPEGMVDQQDLDDLSMIRESGKQFFYYYVNSDGKLQFGDEWSRRLRPDLLNLVNGWVPGKREIRYESITISPIAFKRSENAPASYPPYKEKSPGREKNPDRQKMLEKQKMLEKERDIQLMITGRAVYQDKQLVGFLYTGRDITFTYELTKNLLTVLIALGILFLGVAVLLSYYMSKRAMIPIRQSFQRQREFVADASHELRTPLSILHSSLDVFEMEDGEQLSDFSKNVLVNLKNEVKRMAKMVNDLLTLARSETARSDDLVFDHFDLAPSAQQLVRSTTTLAQSQNLKLHSHIPDVLPVFGDHERINQLLYILLDNAIKYTPPGGEIHLTLSIEPTEKQSALLIKVQDTGFGIPPEDLDRIFDRFYRVQKNRSRQMGGTGLGLSIAKWIVESHNGTIAVSSVPGQGSTFTVSIPIIRKKA; from the coding sequence TTGATCTCTAAATGGTTTTCTCGCTATCGTCCTTGGAAAAAGGACGTCTTTACCCGTACGCAGACCCGCCTCGCCTTGCAGTACACAGCCGTCATGTCCATTTTTCTTTCCTTTTTTATTACGATCGTTTATTTTATGGTCGATTTCGCTGTTTTCTTTGAACAGGATAAACAGCTTCAATCGATTACCGATCAACAGGTACAGATCATCCGCGATTCTTTTCCAGAAGGGATGGTCGATCAGCAGGATTTGGACGACCTCAGTATGATCCGGGAAAGCGGCAAACAATTTTTCTACTACTATGTCAATTCCGACGGAAAGCTTCAGTTCGGCGATGAGTGGAGTCGCCGCCTGCGGCCCGATTTGCTCAACCTGGTTAACGGCTGGGTCCCTGGAAAACGGGAGATTCGTTACGAAAGCATCACGATTTCTCCGATTGCCTTTAAGCGTAGTGAAAATGCTCCAGCATCGTATCCGCCATACAAAGAAAAAAGCCCGGGCAGGGAGAAGAATCCGGACAGACAGAAAATGCTGGAGAAACAGAAGATGCTGGAGAAAGAGCGCGACATTCAACTGATGATCACCGGCAGGGCGGTCTATCAGGACAAACAGTTGGTCGGCTTCCTGTATACAGGGAGAGATATCACCTTTACGTACGAGCTGACGAAAAATTTACTGACCGTTCTCATCGCTCTTGGCATTCTGTTTCTCGGCGTAGCGGTCCTGCTCAGTTACTACATGTCCAAACGGGCGATGATCCCCATCCGGCAATCCTTTCAGAGACAACGGGAATTTGTGGCCGATGCTTCCCATGAGCTGCGAACACCGCTCAGCATCCTCCATTCCTCTCTTGACGTGTTTGAAATGGAAGACGGCGAGCAGCTTTCGGACTTTTCCAAGAACGTGCTGGTCAATTTGAAAAATGAAGTAAAGCGGATGGCGAAGATGGTCAATGATCTGTTAACGCTCGCCCGCTCTGAAACCGCTCGCAGCGATGATCTTGTCTTTGATCACTTTGATCTGGCCCCGTCCGCCCAGCAGTTGGTTCGCTCTACCACTACACTTGCCCAGTCACAAAACCTGAAGCTTCATTCTCACATTCCCGATGTTCTTCCGGTGTTCGGCGACCACGAGCGGATCAATCAGCTTCTCTATATCCTGCTGGACAATGCGATCAAATACACGCCTCCCGGTGGAGAGATTCACCTGACACTGTCCATAGAACCGACAGAAAAGCAGTCTGCACTGCTGATTAAAGTACAGGATACCGGTTTTGGCATCCCGCCGGAGGATCTCGATCGCATTTTCGACCGTTTTTATCGTGTCCAAAAAAACCGTTCCCGACAAATGGGAGGAACCGGCCTCGGTCTGTCCATTGCCAAATGGATTGTGGAATCCCATAACGGAACGATTGCCGTTTCCAGTGTACCCGGTCAGGGAAGCACCTTTACCGTTTCGATCCCCATTATCAGAAAAAAGGCATAG
- a CDS encoding SagB/ThcOx family dehydrogenase: MHPEWQRICNEFLQATSYAVGDLEKGWAARYDFSKRPPTYLRYEQALVRIPLGPSEFPASPDLWELMGHRRSRRNFLDRPLSLNELNILLWGTQGITADMGDYQLRTTPSAGALYPIETYLLVNNVEGLEKGLYHLDIEEWCLEGLKLEDVSELAYELTENQEMTRRAAVNFVWTAVVDRTRDKYKERAYRYIWWDVGHVAQNLHIAANALGLGVATVGHWFDQEMNEYLGIDGREHFSVLMASTGKVEGRDWIQDRRPT; encoded by the coding sequence ATGCATCCGGAGTGGCAAAGAATTTGCAATGAATTTTTGCAAGCGACATCTTATGCGGTCGGCGATTTGGAAAAAGGGTGGGCAGCCCGCTATGATTTTTCCAAAAGACCGCCTACCTATTTGCGTTATGAACAAGCGCTTGTGCGAATCCCTTTGGGGCCAAGTGAATTTCCTGCTTCCCCCGATCTTTGGGAGCTGATGGGTCATCGTCGCTCCAGACGAAATTTTCTGGATCGGCCGCTTTCCTTAAACGAATTGAATATCCTGCTATGGGGGACACAAGGCATCACTGCGGACATGGGTGATTACCAGCTGCGGACGACACCATCGGCAGGTGCCTTATACCCGATCGAAACGTATTTGCTCGTAAATAACGTGGAAGGCTTGGAAAAAGGATTGTACCATCTCGATATAGAAGAATGGTGTCTGGAAGGGCTGAAGCTTGAGGATGTATCGGAGCTGGCCTACGAGCTGACGGAAAATCAGGAGATGACGCGCCGCGCCGCCGTCAATTTTGTCTGGACGGCTGTGGTCGACCGCACGCGAGACAAGTACAAAGAGCGTGCGTACCGGTACATCTGGTGGGATGTTGGCCATGTGGCCCAGAATCTGCACATCGCGGCCAATGCACTGGGGTTGGGTGTGGCTACGGTAGGACATTGGTTTGATCAGGAAATGAATGAGTATCTGGGGATCGACGGACGGGAGCATTTCTCTGTCTTAATGGCTTCCACTGGCAAGGTAGAGGGAAGGGATTGGATACAGGACCGCCGGCCGACATAA
- a CDS encoding LysR family transcriptional regulator, which yields MDYKDWDILTVLNEERNFTKASQRLFISQPALTYRIQHMEEFFKSTLFVRNRNGVQLTPQGELVVQYAEEMKKRLQTVRDTIESMGTEVKGTIKIGVSSTFGQYILPEMLHQYLGRFPQVNVQIITGFSCDIMQLLVSRDIHLAIVKGTHHWHEEKIPLSDESICVVSKEPLDIDQLPSLPRINYQMDPHLKEMIDDWWKQKFHEPSLITMFVDNLETCKEMVKIGRGYTILPSICLQNEQGLFVQPLHKEDGTSLHRKTWIYCHHSSMNFAIVRSFFHFLTEYQTPALLQE from the coding sequence ATGGATTACAAAGATTGGGACATTCTTACGGTTTTAAATGAAGAACGGAACTTTACCAAAGCCTCGCAGCGACTGTTTATCTCACAACCTGCTTTGACCTATCGGATTCAGCATATGGAGGAGTTTTTTAAAAGCACATTGTTTGTCCGGAATCGAAACGGTGTGCAGTTGACGCCCCAAGGGGAGTTGGTCGTGCAGTATGCGGAAGAGATGAAGAAAAGATTGCAGACGGTGCGAGATACGATTGAATCAATGGGCACAGAGGTAAAAGGCACGATTAAAATTGGCGTCTCTTCCACGTTTGGACAGTATATTTTACCGGAAATGCTGCACCAATATCTCGGACGCTTTCCCCAGGTGAACGTACAGATCATCACCGGTTTCAGTTGTGATATTATGCAGCTTCTCGTGTCCAGAGATATCCACCTCGCTATCGTCAAAGGCACTCATCATTGGCATGAGGAAAAGATCCCGCTGTCCGATGAATCGATCTGCGTCGTGTCGAAAGAACCATTGGATATTGATCAGCTGCCTAGTCTGCCCCGGATCAATTATCAGATGGACCCCCATTTGAAAGAGATGATCGATGACTGGTGGAAACAAAAATTTCACGAACCTTCGTTGATTACCATGTTTGTCGACAACCTGGAGACTTGCAAGGAAATGGTAAAAATAGGAAGAGGCTACACCATTCTCCCGAGCATCTGCTTGCAAAATGAGCAGGGATTGTTTGTCCAGCCGTTGCACAAAGAAGACGGCACCTCGCTCCATCGGAAAACCTGGATATACTGCCATCACTCTTCCATGAATTTTGCCATCGTACGCTCCTTTTTCCATTTCCTAACGGAGTATCAGACACCCGCCCTCCTTCAGGAATAA